One region of Salvelinus namaycush isolate Seneca chromosome 3, SaNama_1.0, whole genome shotgun sequence genomic DNA includes:
- the LOC120045166 gene encoding glucose-6-phosphate exchanger SLC37A4-like, with product MGATGYGYYRMVIFFSMFTGYSLYYFNRKTFSFVMPSVMEEIKLDKDDLGLITSSQTMAYAISKFISGVLSDQISARWLFSIGLLVVGGINVIFSWSSTVTVFSALWFVNGLGQGLGWPPCGKVLRKWFEPSQFGTWWAVLSCSMNLAGGLGPLLAMVLLQYYDWRTILSMSGIICASFSVICLVFIKNEPKDVGLPSIEASAKKGVANCDSTLSEFLLSPYLWVLSLGYLVVFGVKTACTDWGQLYLIQDKGQTVLIGSSYMSALEVGGLVGSLAAGFLSDRAVARQGLGTHGNPRHVLLLSMMAGMYLSLYLFRVTITAEALKEAPVWVVALHPLSVLIGLSEKEIWILSLGAMFGFSSYGPIALFGVIANESAPSNYCGSSHAIVALMANVGAFFAGLPFSTIAKYYSWDMAFWVAEVTIAVTTVIFFLFRNIRTKMGHIPQKID from the exons ATGGGGGCCACTGGTTATGGATACTATCGTATGGTTATCTTCTTCTCCATGTTTACTGGCTACTCCCTGTACTACTTCAACAGGAAGACCTTCTCTTTTGTCATGCCCTCTGTGATGGAGGAGATTAAACTGGACAAGGATGACTTGG GCCTGATCACCAGTAGTCAGACCATGGCCTATGCCATCAGTAAGTTCATCAGTGGTGTATTGTCCGACCAGATCAGCGCTCGCTGGCTCTTCTCCATTGGCCTCTTGGTGGTGGGGGGCATCAACGTGATCTTCTCATGGTCCTCCACTGTGACTGTGTTTTCTGCTCTGTGGTTTGTCAACGGTCTGGGCCAGGGCTTAGGCTGGCCACCATGTGGGAAGGTGCTGCGCAAG TGGTTTGAGCCGTCTCAGTTTGGTACATGGTGGGCAGTGCTGTCCTGCAGCATGAACCTGGCCGGTGGATTGGGTCCTCTCCTGGCTATGGTATTGCTTCAGTACTACGACTGGAGGACTATCCTGTCCATGTCAGGCATCATCTGTGCATCCTTTTCTGTCATCTGCCTGGTGTTCATAAAGAACGAACCCAAAGACGTGGGCCTGCCCAGCATTGAGGCCTCAGCCAAGAAAGGAG TAGCCAACTGTGACAGTACTCTGAGTGAGTTCCTGCTGTCTCCATACCTGTGGGTGCTGTCCCTAGGCTACCTGGTAGTGTTCGGGGTGAAGACGGCATGCACTGACTGGGGCCAGCTCTATCTCATTCAGGATAAGGGCCAGACTGTCCTCATAg GCAGTTCCTACATGAGTGCCTTGGAGGTTGGAGGTCTGGTGGGCAGCCTCGCAGCTGGCTTCCTGTCTGACAGGGCTGTTGCTAGG CAAGGTTTGGGTACCCATGGTAACCCTCGCCATGTCCTGCTCCTCTCCATGATGGCTGGCATGTATTTGTCCCTATACCTGTTCCGTGTCACTATCACAGCTGAGGCCCTAAAG GAAGCTCCCGTCTGGGTAGTGGCccttcatcctctctctgtccttatcGGCCTGTCAGAGAAAGAG ATCTGGATACTTTCCCTGGGTGCTATGTTCGGATTCTCCTCTTATGGACCAATCGCATTGTTCGGTGTGATAGCCAATGAAAGTGCTCCATCAAACTATTGTGGGTCCTCCCATGCCATTGTAGCTCTCATGGCCAATG TTGGGGCTTTCTTCGCGGGACTCCCCTTCAGCACCATCGCTAAATACTACAGCTGGGACATGGCCTTCTGGGTAGCTGAAGTGACCATTGCCGTGACGACAGTCATCTTCTTTCTGTTCCGTAACATTCGCACCAAAATGGGCCACATCCCCCagaaaattgattga